From Pandoraea vervacti, the proteins below share one genomic window:
- a CDS encoding sulfite exporter TauE/SafE family protein, protein MSLWLEPLSGLGVGLLVGLTGVGGGSLMTPLLTLVLGYAAPVAVGTDLAFAAITKSFGTLAHRSHGHVKWHIVRRLALGAVPAALVAILFLKHLGGIDEVALHVIKLTIAASVLLTVLSLLFRARLLATLRAHPNWQLTGRPQAVATVVVGALLGGLVTISSIGAGAVGATLILMLYPQLEPAEVAGTDIAYAVPLTAIAALGHIWLETVHWALLGSLLIGSLPGIWLGAKLARHLPERIVRGALAATLTLTAVKLVS, encoded by the coding sequence ATGTCGCTGTGGCTCGAACCCCTTTCCGGACTTGGCGTCGGCCTGCTGGTCGGCCTGACCGGTGTGGGCGGCGGCTCGCTGATGACGCCTTTGCTCACACTCGTGCTGGGCTACGCCGCACCGGTCGCCGTGGGCACCGATCTGGCGTTCGCCGCCATCACGAAGAGTTTCGGGACGCTCGCGCATCGCTCGCACGGTCACGTGAAGTGGCACATCGTGCGGCGGCTCGCGCTCGGCGCGGTGCCGGCGGCGCTCGTCGCCATCCTTTTCCTGAAGCACCTGGGGGGTATCGACGAGGTTGCGCTGCACGTCATCAAGCTGACGATTGCGGCCTCGGTCCTGCTCACGGTGCTCTCGCTGCTGTTTCGCGCCCGGCTGCTGGCGACGCTGCGCGCCCATCCAAACTGGCAACTGACGGGACGCCCGCAAGCCGTTGCCACCGTTGTCGTGGGGGCGCTCCTCGGTGGGCTCGTGACGATTTCCTCGATTGGCGCCGGCGCGGTTGGCGCGACGCTGATCCTGATGCTGTACCCGCAGTTGGAACCGGCGGAAGTCGCCGGTACCGATATTGCCTACGCGGTGCCGCTCACAGCCATTGCCGCGCTGGGCCATATCTGGCTCGAGACGGTGCACTGGGCACTGCTCGGCAGTCTGTTGATCGGCTCCCTGCCCGGGATCTGGCTGGGTGCGAAGCTCGCCCGTCATTTGCCCGAGCGCATCGTGCGCGGGGCGCTGGCGGCGACGCTGACGCTCACGGCAGTCAAGCTGGTCAGCTGA
- a CDS encoding phosphoadenylyl-sulfate reductase codes for MALLDDMEAVLAERLARIAASHRHVKFASSLAAEDMLITHVILRQQLPITVFTLNTGRLHAETVGMIDKIKASYGYDVVQYAPQADAVEQYVADHGANAFYESVDLRKACCQIRKVEPLGRALADADAWLTGQRREQSITRGELAFAEQDDARGIAKYNPLFDWTEAQVWAYLTARDVPVNPLHARGYPSIGCEPCTRAIRPGEDSRAGRWWWESRDSKECGLHASNLSKIPVSVQSS; via the coding sequence ATGGCGCTGCTCGACGACATGGAAGCCGTGCTGGCCGAGCGCCTCGCCCGTATTGCCGCGTCGCATCGTCACGTGAAGTTCGCGAGCAGCCTTGCCGCGGAAGACATGCTGATCACGCACGTGATCCTGCGCCAGCAACTGCCGATTACGGTCTTCACGCTCAATACCGGACGTCTGCACGCCGAGACCGTGGGCATGATCGACAAGATCAAGGCGAGCTATGGCTACGACGTCGTGCAGTACGCACCGCAGGCCGACGCCGTCGAGCAATACGTTGCCGATCACGGCGCGAACGCATTCTACGAAAGCGTCGATCTGCGCAAGGCGTGCTGTCAGATCCGCAAGGTCGAGCCGCTCGGCCGCGCGCTGGCCGATGCCGATGCGTGGCTGACGGGACAACGTCGCGAGCAGTCGATCACGCGTGGCGAGCTCGCCTTCGCGGAGCAGGACGACGCGCGCGGCATCGCCAAGTACAACCCGCTGTTCGACTGGACGGAAGCGCAGGTCTGGGCCTACCTGACCGCGCGCGACGTGCCGGTCAACCCGCTGCATGCCCGTGGCTATCCGAGCATCGGCTGCGAGCCGTGCACGCGGGCCATTCGTCCCGGCGAAGACAGCCGGGCGGGACGCTGGTGGTGGGAGTCGCGCGACAGCAAGGAATGCGGGCTGCACGCGAGCAACCTGAGCAAGATCCCGGTGTCGGTGCAGTCGAGCTGA
- the cysD gene encoding sulfate adenylyltransferase subunit CysD, translated as MGAMHEVAQANGSRMDHLDWLEAESMYILREVVAECRKPALLFSGGKDSVVVLHLALKAFGLGPNRKTQLPFPLVHIDTGHNYPEVIEFRDRHARALGAELVVGHVEDSIARGTVRLRRENDSRNAAQAVTLLETIDEYGYDAMIGGARRDEEKARAKERIFSFRDEFGQWDPKAQRPELWHLFNARLHKGEHLRVFPISNWTELDVWQYIARENLDLPSIYYSHEREIVRRNGLLVPVTPLTPKQDGESSELAQVRFRTVGDISCTCPVASVASSPVEIIAETAVTDITERGATRMDDQTSEAAMEQRKKQGYF; from the coding sequence ATGGGTGCGATGCACGAAGTCGCGCAGGCCAATGGCTCGCGAATGGATCATCTGGACTGGCTCGAAGCCGAATCGATGTACATCCTGCGTGAGGTCGTGGCGGAGTGCCGCAAGCCCGCGCTGCTGTTCTCTGGCGGCAAGGACTCGGTCGTGGTGCTGCATCTGGCGCTCAAGGCGTTCGGTCTCGGCCCGAACCGCAAGACCCAACTGCCGTTCCCGCTGGTGCATATCGACACGGGGCATAACTACCCGGAAGTGATCGAATTCCGCGACCGTCACGCCAGGGCGCTGGGCGCCGAACTGGTCGTGGGGCATGTGGAAGACTCGATTGCCCGCGGCACGGTGCGCCTGCGTCGCGAGAACGATTCGCGTAACGCCGCGCAAGCCGTCACGCTGCTCGAGACGATCGACGAATACGGTTACGACGCCATGATCGGCGGCGCCCGCCGCGACGAGGAAAAGGCGCGTGCGAAAGAGCGCATCTTCTCGTTCCGCGACGAATTCGGTCAGTGGGATCCGAAGGCGCAGCGCCCGGAATTGTGGCATCTGTTCAACGCCCGTCTGCACAAGGGCGAGCACCTGCGCGTGTTCCCGATTTCCAACTGGACGGAACTGGACGTGTGGCAGTACATCGCTCGCGAGAACCTCGATCTGCCGTCGATCTATTACTCGCACGAGCGGGAAATCGTGCGTCGCAACGGCTTGCTCGTGCCGGTCACGCCGCTTACGCCCAAGCAGGACGGCGAGTCGAGCGAACTGGCGCAGGTGCGCTTCCGTACCGTGGGCGACATCAGTTGCACGTGCCCGGTGGCCAGCGTGGCGTCGAGCCCGGTGGAGATCATTGCCGAGACGGCGGTGACGGACATCACCGAGCGCGGGGCCACGCGCATGGACGACCAGACGTCCGAGGCGGCGATGGAGCAACGCAAGAAGCAAGGGTACTTCTGA
- a CDS encoding sulfate adenylyltransferase subunit 1, translated as MSLTPHQEDLGVLRFITAGSVDDGKSTLIGRLLYDSKSVLTDQLSALARAKHKRTAGEDIDFSLLTDGLEAEREQGITIDVAYRYFTTARRKFIIADTPGHEQYTRNMVTGASTAHAAIILVDATRVTEVDGRTELLAQTKRHSAIVKLLGLQHVIVAINKMDLIDYSETAFNNIRAAYLELAQRLGLQDVRFVPVSALKGDNIVYASERMPWYQDEPLLDVLESLPVTQTGGELRFPVQLVARQDGAHADDFRGYMGRVESGSVRVGQSLRVLPAGRTASVAEIVGPRGLLEEAFAGQCVTIRLTEDVDISRGDTFVAADSVLEPSRKLAADVCWFDEDALAPQRKYLLKQATSTVYVKVGSVDTVLDVSTLSHGTDKTTLAMNDIGRVQLTLQKPVAADTYDANPATGAFVLIDEATHHTVAAGMIRALAA; from the coding sequence ATGAGCCTCACCCCGCATCAGGAAGACCTCGGCGTGCTGCGTTTCATCACGGCAGGCAGCGTCGACGACGGCAAGAGCACGCTGATCGGCCGTTTGCTGTACGACAGCAAGTCGGTGCTGACCGACCAGCTGTCTGCCCTCGCACGCGCCAAGCACAAGCGCACCGCCGGCGAAGACATCGATTTCTCGCTGCTCACCGACGGTCTCGAAGCCGAGCGCGAACAGGGCATCACCATCGACGTTGCCTATCGCTACTTCACCACGGCGCGTCGCAAGTTCATCATTGCCGATACGCCGGGCCACGAACAGTACACGCGCAACATGGTCACCGGCGCGTCGACGGCGCATGCCGCCATCATTCTGGTCGACGCCACGCGTGTGACCGAGGTGGACGGCCGCACCGAACTGCTCGCGCAGACCAAGCGCCACAGCGCCATTGTGAAGCTGCTGGGTTTGCAGCACGTGATCGTCGCGATCAACAAGATGGACCTGATCGATTACAGCGAAACGGCGTTCAACAATATTCGCGCGGCTTACCTGGAGCTCGCACAGCGCCTCGGCCTGCAAGACGTGCGCTTCGTGCCGGTCTCCGCGCTCAAGGGGGATAACATCGTGTACGCGAGCGAGCGTATGCCGTGGTATCAGGATGAACCGCTGCTCGACGTGCTCGAATCGCTGCCGGTCACGCAAACGGGGGGAGAACTTCGCTTCCCGGTGCAACTGGTGGCGCGTCAGGACGGTGCGCATGCCGACGACTTCCGTGGCTACATGGGCCGCGTGGAATCGGGGTCGGTGCGCGTTGGACAGTCGCTGCGCGTGCTGCCTGCCGGTCGCACGGCGAGCGTTGCGGAAATCGTCGGTCCGCGCGGCTTGCTCGAAGAAGCGTTCGCCGGACAATGCGTCACGATCCGTCTGACGGAGGACGTGGACATCTCGCGTGGCGACACGTTCGTCGCAGCCGATTCGGTACTGGAGCCATCGCGCAAGCTGGCCGCCGATGTGTGCTGGTTCGACGAAGATGCGCTCGCGCCCCAGCGCAAGTACCTGCTCAAGCAGGCGACCAGCACGGTGTACGTGAAGGTCGGTAGCGTCGACACGGTGCTCGACGTGAGCACGCTCTCGCATGGCACGGACAAGACGACGCTCGCCATGAACGATATCGGTCGCGTGCAACTGACCCTTCAGAAGCCGGTCGCCGCCGACACATACGACGCCAACCCGGCCACGGGCGCGTTCGTGCTGATCGACGAAGCGACGCACCACACGGTCGCCGCCGGCATGATTCGCGCACTGGCGGCCTGA
- the cobA gene encoding uroporphyrinogen-III C-methyltransferase yields the protein MPGKVYLVGAGPGAADLITVRGARLLAQAEVVLHDALVEPEMLALCPQAKLVAVGKRCGKLSSAQQFINKQLIDHARTHALVVRLKGGDPMLFGRADEELRALEAAGIEVEVVPGITAALASAASLGRSLTLRGVSRSVAFVTQSRAPGSPDIEADARADSLVYYMGRDAAATIAAGLIDAGKSPATPVAIVESVTTPRERHTAMTLGELRDGVAAQWFDGSQPSVILVGEAFAQAAATPAQDAHHAHDADHAHPAGKRRVPAAA from the coding sequence ATGCCGGGCAAGGTCTATCTCGTGGGTGCTGGCCCGGGCGCTGCCGATCTGATCACGGTGCGCGGCGCGCGCCTGCTCGCGCAGGCGGAGGTGGTGCTTCACGACGCGCTGGTCGAGCCCGAAATGCTCGCATTGTGCCCGCAGGCAAAGCTTGTTGCCGTGGGCAAGCGCTGCGGCAAGCTCTCGAGCGCGCAGCAGTTCATCAACAAGCAACTGATCGATCATGCGCGCACGCACGCGCTGGTCGTGCGCCTGAAGGGCGGTGACCCGATGCTGTTCGGTCGCGCGGACGAGGAGTTGCGTGCGCTCGAGGCCGCCGGTATCGAGGTCGAGGTGGTGCCGGGTATCACGGCGGCGCTCGCCAGTGCCGCGTCGCTGGGCCGCTCGCTCACGTTGCGCGGCGTGTCGCGCAGCGTGGCGTTCGTCACGCAAAGCCGTGCGCCCGGTTCGCCGGATATCGAGGCCGATGCCCGGGCCGATTCTCTGGTCTATTACATGGGGCGCGACGCTGCGGCGACCATCGCTGCCGGGCTGATCGACGCAGGCAAGTCGCCCGCCACCCCGGTGGCTATCGTCGAGTCGGTGACCACGCCGCGCGAGCGCCACACCGCCATGACGCTCGGCGAATTGCGCGACGGCGTGGCGGCCCAGTGGTTCGATGGCTCGCAACCCAGTGTGATTCTGGTCGGCGAGGCGTTTGCGCAGGCCGCCGCGACGCCCGCACAGGATGCCCACCACGCCCATGACGCCGATCACGCGCACCCGGCAGGAAAGCGGCGGGTTCCCGCCGCCGCATAA
- a CDS encoding dermonecrotic toxin domain-containing protein, with amino-acid sequence MVTSATQTSTTWEPTSHLRTAEIDTGRLAMRAAAEHFGSIATHACALLDESPEAGPALGLMLALIETGVGGQDLESLDDTIIARFAERFDMEPKLAAPLLSLLPAALANRLPWQSVQEVCDRLLSESTSNDLRRSIGRLTDVALNSMGYGSAWGRYFCGWRPWLIEQWKAFLLLGSGACPSAGARPVRPVRFLPDGHDAPAQGPSLDFTHCGKTGYLLGLLYGTTLVHSGAPERLAGWHRTSRPAFDPDPALRDDLLEIGSLPVPADSPEVTILERLTQTASLAFDEIVTGAAGVPGRMHDALARLLSFSSLGLPLADAAYLPAIPPIVIARAGEARPASGLPDMRASPEMQSLIDTANAWRHRAATHRELHASFLPLLSFFPPPSERELLDRLLENATEFADQTLSQLRLRQHRPLNDGRRTKLVTYWTLPEAAGQIRAGRLNITAPAHGDSFDVCTRTAAGAIYETPTIMAAARFDEIVGKWRITCEERATRMWQAPPALMTALGASLTEVLSNALAISDLTVAYNNGLISSKAFYLGNAALSNLSFSNDPSGALFVAHRLTLTIAADGRDHEATPAGTCVIGEPSGNGATLLYLQGDTAAWRAYASPRALLDDIEGDHLGVRTTLCERLPLSMRRLAANGTSTATLVREDKRQPIQIASQATLATLSADGTLAAADRDTAARIDQYRAWLSGAGTVETEQGVHQYRQRCMRAGTTLPGQPISVSLSDLRKLAHVETLRLRLSAAIPNVPELTRTHLVSRLTQAGLAPSDPDRIYVKTARRQAQSLSDLVIRESVLAQELQDLPLLTQDALGKFNFVRGKHSATGHGVLLRDVLDKTSMNALRQQIDNARTQFWNTSRGNVRKVLKSEFIAQVWLDRAQRKMPVEQVHIAARVAGPIELARLSTEELAREIGSPAVEREWLCVGGMTTTLMQVSVAGRPACLLIAPFAEGLRVIGFDSRAQLSDWFDAQMRNQTTRARITSTLRDTPPSDPMWHESARLDAQGQRDTTLPDTFTAVASAYEMRQHQHRSGAADTNASRPLLDLMGMFSKVDLALGVATWFMPFARPISFVYSTADLTIGTAGMGVGLLTNDQAVFQQSWQSVLSAIGAQGLAAVRFKAWLWVTRDPRFRYFVSEAPRAQEQLILGLHRVGGRFYAGIDSETRAYVRLDPATGFFRMERRALAESAKADAPFLRLSPSGEWHVVTQADHAPPTFDDPHVAWRIDEGFRARYDALRDKRNPVFERARKAVTSVASPGDGMPLTWHLRLRKLDFLDVTITDPETLGTLAGRVDFLQNGADASALIVPSPLADDAARLGAVFLGITQRARTYLANVRTGLLRGCTLVPPQYPVEGMIGVYNTLARGVTTVSARFMSDLGQLGSMTIRYLSPPSLAMGVQTLDTLFEGEQTTPRAYEMTAGVRTLLLGRRFLTVGPAQYYFFDPEFGIVVHHDYASVLHMLRSHLNAMSRVYALVSQGRTLAVDTREIDIVRLGEAELLRDLNELVPVRDALYL; translated from the coding sequence ATGGTGACAAGCGCGACGCAAACGTCCACGACGTGGGAACCGACGTCTCACCTGCGCACTGCGGAGATCGATACGGGGCGGCTCGCCATGCGCGCTGCCGCCGAACACTTCGGCAGCATTGCCACGCACGCCTGCGCGCTTCTCGATGAGTCGCCCGAAGCCGGGCCGGCGCTGGGCCTCATGCTGGCGCTCATTGAAACGGGCGTAGGCGGGCAGGACCTGGAATCGCTCGACGACACGATCATCGCGCGCTTTGCCGAGCGCTTCGACATGGAGCCAAAGCTGGCCGCACCGCTCTTGAGCCTCTTGCCCGCGGCACTCGCTAACCGTTTGCCGTGGCAAAGCGTGCAAGAGGTATGTGACCGGCTTCTGAGCGAGTCCACGTCGAATGACCTGCGGCGCTCGATAGGCCGACTGACCGACGTCGCCCTAAACTCGATGGGATACGGCAGTGCTTGGGGGCGTTACTTTTGCGGCTGGCGTCCATGGCTCATCGAACAATGGAAGGCGTTTCTTCTGCTGGGCAGCGGCGCGTGCCCTTCCGCAGGCGCTCGCCCGGTTCGCCCGGTTCGCTTCCTGCCGGACGGTCACGACGCGCCAGCCCAGGGCCCATCGCTCGACTTCACGCACTGCGGAAAGACCGGGTACCTGCTGGGGCTGCTTTACGGGACAACGCTGGTTCACTCCGGAGCGCCGGAAAGACTTGCGGGGTGGCACCGTACATCACGTCCGGCATTCGACCCCGATCCTGCGTTGCGCGATGACCTCTTGGAGATCGGCTCACTCCCCGTACCCGCCGATTCCCCGGAAGTCACGATCCTCGAACGGCTCACGCAAACCGCCTCCCTGGCATTCGACGAGATCGTCACGGGCGCTGCCGGCGTCCCGGGACGGATGCATGATGCACTGGCGCGTTTACTGTCGTTTTCATCGCTCGGCCTACCCCTTGCGGACGCCGCCTACCTGCCGGCCATCCCGCCGATCGTCATCGCACGGGCAGGCGAGGCGCGCCCCGCGTCCGGCCTGCCCGACATGCGCGCCTCGCCGGAGATGCAAAGTCTGATCGACACGGCGAACGCGTGGCGACATCGTGCGGCAACGCACCGGGAGCTTCACGCGTCGTTTTTGCCCTTGCTGAGTTTCTTCCCGCCCCCCAGCGAGCGCGAACTGCTCGACCGACTCCTCGAGAACGCGACGGAGTTCGCCGATCAGACGCTCTCGCAACTCAGACTGCGGCAGCACAGACCGTTGAACGACGGTCGGCGCACCAAGCTCGTTACCTACTGGACGCTGCCCGAGGCCGCCGGGCAGATCCGCGCCGGGCGTCTGAACATCACCGCACCGGCGCACGGCGACAGTTTCGATGTCTGCACCAGGACCGCCGCCGGTGCAATTTACGAAACACCGACGATCATGGCGGCGGCAAGGTTCGATGAGATCGTCGGCAAATGGCGCATCACGTGCGAGGAACGTGCGACGCGAATGTGGCAAGCGCCACCGGCGCTTATGACCGCGTTGGGCGCCAGCCTCACCGAGGTCCTCAGCAACGCGCTTGCCATCAGCGACCTGACGGTGGCGTACAACAACGGACTGATCTCCAGTAAGGCCTTCTATCTGGGTAACGCCGCGCTCTCGAACCTCTCCTTCTCGAACGATCCCTCAGGCGCGTTATTCGTCGCGCATCGACTCACACTCACGATTGCTGCCGATGGCCGGGATCACGAGGCGACACCCGCGGGCACATGCGTCATTGGCGAGCCGTCCGGCAATGGCGCCACGCTCCTCTATCTTCAGGGCGACACCGCTGCATGGCGTGCCTACGCGTCGCCTCGGGCATTGCTCGACGACATCGAGGGCGACCATCTCGGCGTGCGTACCACGCTGTGTGAACGCCTACCGCTATCGATGCGTCGGCTTGCCGCCAACGGCACATCGACCGCAACCCTCGTGCGTGAAGACAAGCGCCAACCGATCCAGATCGCGTCTCAGGCGACCCTCGCCACCCTGAGCGCCGACGGCACACTGGCGGCGGCGGATCGCGACACGGCGGCGCGCATCGACCAATATCGGGCGTGGCTATCCGGCGCGGGGACCGTCGAAACAGAACAAGGCGTCCATCAATATCGTCAGCGCTGCATGCGCGCCGGCACGACATTGCCGGGACAGCCGATCAGTGTGTCGTTAAGCGACCTTCGCAAGCTCGCGCATGTGGAAACCCTGCGCCTGCGCTTGTCTGCGGCAATCCCGAACGTGCCCGAACTCACTCGCACGCACCTCGTCAGCCGTCTGACACAGGCGGGTCTCGCACCAAGCGATCCCGATCGGATCTACGTGAAGACGGCACGGCGACAGGCCCAGTCGCTCAGCGATCTCGTAATTCGCGAATCGGTGCTCGCACAGGAACTGCAAGACCTGCCGTTGCTCACACAGGACGCGCTCGGCAAGTTCAACTTCGTGCGCGGCAAGCACTCGGCAACCGGTCATGGCGTGCTGCTCAGGGATGTCCTCGACAAGACATCGATGAACGCCTTGCGCCAGCAAATCGACAACGCCCGCACGCAGTTCTGGAACACGTCGCGCGGCAATGTTAGAAAGGTTCTCAAGTCCGAGTTCATCGCGCAGGTCTGGCTCGATCGCGCCCAACGGAAGATGCCCGTGGAGCAGGTCCATATTGCTGCGCGAGTTGCCGGGCCTATCGAATTGGCGCGTCTGAGCACGGAAGAACTGGCGCGCGAAATCGGCTCGCCGGCCGTGGAGCGGGAATGGCTGTGCGTCGGCGGAATGACGACGACGCTCATGCAAGTTTCCGTCGCCGGGCGGCCCGCTTGTCTGTTGATCGCGCCGTTCGCCGAAGGCTTGCGCGTGATCGGCTTCGACAGTCGGGCGCAACTGAGCGACTGGTTCGACGCGCAGATGCGCAACCAAACGACTCGTGCGCGCATCACCTCGACGCTCAGGGACACGCCGCCGAGCGACCCCATGTGGCACGAATCCGCCCGGCTGGACGCGCAGGGGCAACGGGATACCACGCTACCCGATACCTTCACTGCCGTGGCCTCGGCATACGAAATGCGTCAGCACCAGCATCGGTCCGGCGCCGCAGACACGAACGCCTCGCGTCCGTTGCTGGATCTCATGGGCATGTTCTCGAAAGTCGATCTGGCCTTGGGCGTGGCTACGTGGTTCATGCCCTTCGCGCGGCCAATCAGCTTCGTGTACTCCACCGCAGACCTGACGATCGGCACCGCCGGCATGGGCGTCGGCCTGTTGACGAACGATCAGGCCGTATTCCAGCAGAGCTGGCAATCGGTTCTCTCGGCCATCGGTGCGCAAGGGCTTGCGGCGGTGCGGTTCAAGGCATGGCTCTGGGTCACGCGAGACCCTCGCTTCAGGTACTTCGTCTCGGAGGCGCCTCGCGCGCAAGAGCAGTTGATTCTCGGCCTGCACCGGGTCGGCGGGCGATTCTACGCGGGCATCGATTCCGAAACCCGCGCCTATGTGCGGTTGGACCCGGCCACCGGCTTCTTCCGCATGGAGCGACGCGCCCTCGCGGAAAGCGCGAAAGCCGACGCGCCCTTCCTGCGTCTGTCGCCCTCGGGCGAATGGCATGTGGTGACACAGGCCGACCATGCCCCCCCGACATTCGACGATCCCCATGTGGCCTGGCGCATCGACGAGGGGTTCCGGGCGCGCTACGACGCGTTGCGCGACAAGCGCAACCCCGTCTTCGAGCGCGCGCGCAAGGCGGTCACGAGCGTTGCATCGCCGGGAGACGGCATGCCGCTCACCTGGCATTTGCGCCTTCGAAAGCTCGACTTCCTGGATGTGACCATCACGGACCCCGAAACGCTGGGCACCCTCGCGGGGCGCGTCGATTTTCTGCAGAACGGCGCAGACGCCAGCGCCTTGATCGTGCCCAGCCCGCTTGCGGACGACGCGGCGCGACTGGGCGCGGTCTTTCTCGGGATCACCCAGCGCGCGAGAACTTACCTCGCCAACGTGCGAACAGGATTGCTGCGGGGTTGCACGTTGGTCCCGCCGCAGTATCCGGTCGAGGGCATGATCGGCGTCTACAACACACTCGCCCGAGGCGTCACCACCGTATCGGCACGATTCATGTCCGACCTCGGCCAGTTGGGGAGCATGACGATTCGCTACCTGAGTCCACCGTCACTGGCGATGGGCGTACAAACGCTCGATACGCTGTTCGAAGGAGAACAGACCACGCCCCGCGCTTACGAAATGACGGCCGGCGTGCGTACGTTACTGCTCGGCCGACGCTTTCTCACCGTCGGTCCTGCGCAATACTACTTCTTCGACCCGGAGTTCGGCATCGTCGTGCACCACGACTATGCGAGCGTGCTTCACATGCTGCGCTCGCACCTCAATGCCATGTCGCGCGTGTATGCGCTGGTGAGTCAAGGCAGGACCTTGGCGGTCGACACCCGCGAAATCGACATCGTGCGACTGGGTGAAGCCGAGTTGCTGCGCGACCTCAACGAACTCGTACCGGTGCGCGACGCACTCTACCTCTGA
- a CDS encoding sirohydrochlorin chelatase — MSGKPGVVLFAHGSRDPRWAEPFERLRDKVVAQRPDAIVCLAFLELMTPGLADAVAALVSQGCDDVTVVPVFLGQGGHVRRDLPVLADACRSAHPGITLHLSAAVGEDDTVLQALASYCANEVVRG, encoded by the coding sequence ATGAGCGGCAAACCCGGCGTCGTTCTCTTCGCCCATGGCTCGCGCGACCCGCGCTGGGCCGAGCCGTTCGAGCGCCTGCGCGACAAGGTGGTCGCGCAGCGCCCCGATGCCATCGTCTGCCTCGCGTTTCTGGAACTGATGACACCCGGTCTGGCCGATGCCGTTGCCGCCCTCGTTTCGCAGGGCTGCGACGACGTGACCGTCGTGCCGGTATTCCTCGGACAGGGCGGACATGTCCGACGCGATCTCCCCGTGCTCGCCGACGCATGCCGCAGCGCGCATCCCGGCATCACGCTGCACCTGAGCGCTGCCGTCGGCGAAGACGACACGGTCCTTCAGGCGCTCGCATCGTACTGCGCCAACGAGGTTGTGCGGGGCTGA